One region of Oncorhynchus mykiss isolate Arlee chromosome 8, USDA_OmykA_1.1, whole genome shotgun sequence genomic DNA includes:
- the LOC110529661 gene encoding leucine-rich repeat-containing protein 15-like isoform X1: MEAMVCGIQERETLEHSGCCFDKVGMQLVACLAVLVFWVAEAVETCPDVCKCTKKTSPERSEVNCHKKGIRTFPSNLPPDSWILKMGENGIVDLPANVLKPIPKIESINLERNAIKSIHPQAFSGAQRLMLLNLYGNQINKLPVKGFQDLINLRFLMLGQNQISSVKPDMFTGMRNLSDLDLPLNSLIALPSNAFKPLIALKVLDLALNRIERISPKGFLGLTELLFLNLDNNSLKSISAGAFKPLASLEMLVLDNNLLSTLTSATLEGLSNLQELYLRNNELERLPQDLFRHTPKLSQLALSGNRFKNMDGNIFTQLSGLREVYLHDNPWTCDCNINGLVRWVSQTKANLSPLESLRCVSPTEYRNKSLSSLKDQNLRCRA, encoded by the exons ATGGAGGCCATGGTTTGTGGAATACAGGAGAGAGAAACTCTAGAACACAGCGGCTGCTGTTTTGACAAGG TAGGCATGCAGCTGGTAGCCTGTTTAGCAGTGCTGGTGTTCTGGGTGGCAGAAGCTGTAGAGACCTGTCCTGATGTCTGTAAATGCACCAAGAAAACCAGCCCtgaaaggtcagaggtcaactgCCACAAGAAGGGGATAAGGACATTTCCCTCCAACCTGCCCCCTGATTCCTGGATCCTAAAGATGG GCGAGAACGGAATAGTCGACCTCCCAGCAAACGTCCTGAAACCCATCCCCAAGATCGAAAGCATCAACTTGGAACGCAATGCCATCAAATCAATACACCCCCAGGCCTTCTCTGGAGCCCAGAGGCTGATGCTGCTCAACCTGTATGGGAATCAGATCAACAAACTCCCTGTGAAAGGCTTCCAGGATCTCATCAACCTCCGCTTCCTCATGCTGGGCCAGAACCAGATCTCCAGTGTCAAACCAGACATGTTCACAGGCATGAGGAACCTTTCAGACCTGGACCTGCCCCTCAACTCTCTAATTGCCCTTCCTTCCAACGCCTTCAAGCCTCTGATCGCCCTAAAGGTCCTGGACCTGGCCCTCAACCGCATCGAGAGGATCTCCCCCAAAGGCTTTCTGGGCTTAACAGAGCTGCTGTTCCTCAACCTGGACAACAACAGTCTGAAGAGCATCTCGGCTGGTGCTTTCAAGCCTCTGGCCTCCCTGGAGATGCTGGTGCTGGATAACAACCTGCTGTCCACTTTGACCTCAGCCACTCTGGAGGGCCTGTCCAACCTCCAGGAGCTCTACCTGAGGAACAACGAGCTGGAGAGGCTGCCCCAGGACCTGTTTAGACATACACCCAAGCTCTCCCAGCTGGCCCTCAGTGGAAACCGTTTTAAAAACATGGATGGAAACATTTTCACCCAGCTGTCTG gcctgagggagGTGTATCTCCATGACAACCCCTGGACATGTGACTGCAACATCAATGGCCTGGTGCGCTGGGTGTCCCAGACAAAGGCCAACCTTTCCCCTCTGGAGTCCCTGAGGTGTGTTTCCCCGACAGAGTACCGCAACAAATCCCTCAGCAGCCTCAAAGACCAGAACCTACGCTGTCGGGCCTAG
- the LOC110529661 gene encoding leucine-rich repeat-containing protein 15-like isoform X2, translating into MEAMVCGIQERETLEHSGCCFDKGMQLVACLAVLVFWVAEAVETCPDVCKCTKKTSPERSEVNCHKKGIRTFPSNLPPDSWILKMGENGIVDLPANVLKPIPKIESINLERNAIKSIHPQAFSGAQRLMLLNLYGNQINKLPVKGFQDLINLRFLMLGQNQISSVKPDMFTGMRNLSDLDLPLNSLIALPSNAFKPLIALKVLDLALNRIERISPKGFLGLTELLFLNLDNNSLKSISAGAFKPLASLEMLVLDNNLLSTLTSATLEGLSNLQELYLRNNELERLPQDLFRHTPKLSQLALSGNRFKNMDGNIFTQLSGLREVYLHDNPWTCDCNINGLVRWVSQTKANLSPLESLRCVSPTEYRNKSLSSLKDQNLRCRA; encoded by the exons ATGGAGGCCATGGTTTGTGGAATACAGGAGAGAGAAACTCTAGAACACAGCGGCTGCTGTTTTGACAAGG GCATGCAGCTGGTAGCCTGTTTAGCAGTGCTGGTGTTCTGGGTGGCAGAAGCTGTAGAGACCTGTCCTGATGTCTGTAAATGCACCAAGAAAACCAGCCCtgaaaggtcagaggtcaactgCCACAAGAAGGGGATAAGGACATTTCCCTCCAACCTGCCCCCTGATTCCTGGATCCTAAAGATGG GCGAGAACGGAATAGTCGACCTCCCAGCAAACGTCCTGAAACCCATCCCCAAGATCGAAAGCATCAACTTGGAACGCAATGCCATCAAATCAATACACCCCCAGGCCTTCTCTGGAGCCCAGAGGCTGATGCTGCTCAACCTGTATGGGAATCAGATCAACAAACTCCCTGTGAAAGGCTTCCAGGATCTCATCAACCTCCGCTTCCTCATGCTGGGCCAGAACCAGATCTCCAGTGTCAAACCAGACATGTTCACAGGCATGAGGAACCTTTCAGACCTGGACCTGCCCCTCAACTCTCTAATTGCCCTTCCTTCCAACGCCTTCAAGCCTCTGATCGCCCTAAAGGTCCTGGACCTGGCCCTCAACCGCATCGAGAGGATCTCCCCCAAAGGCTTTCTGGGCTTAACAGAGCTGCTGTTCCTCAACCTGGACAACAACAGTCTGAAGAGCATCTCGGCTGGTGCTTTCAAGCCTCTGGCCTCCCTGGAGATGCTGGTGCTGGATAACAACCTGCTGTCCACTTTGACCTCAGCCACTCTGGAGGGCCTGTCCAACCTCCAGGAGCTCTACCTGAGGAACAACGAGCTGGAGAGGCTGCCCCAGGACCTGTTTAGACATACACCCAAGCTCTCCCAGCTGGCCCTCAGTGGAAACCGTTTTAAAAACATGGATGGAAACATTTTCACCCAGCTGTCTG gcctgagggagGTGTATCTCCATGACAACCCCTGGACATGTGACTGCAACATCAATGGCCTGGTGCGCTGGGTGTCCCAGACAAAGGCCAACCTTTCCCCTCTGGAGTCCCTGAGGTGTGTTTCCCCGACAGAGTACCGCAACAAATCCCTCAGCAGCCTCAAAGACCAGAACCTACGCTGTCGGGCCTAG
- the LOC110529661 gene encoding leucine-rich repeat-containing protein 15-like isoform X3 gives MEAMVCGIQERETLEHSGCCFDKEAVETCPDVCKCTKKTSPERSEVNCHKKGIRTFPSNLPPDSWILKMGENGIVDLPANVLKPIPKIESINLERNAIKSIHPQAFSGAQRLMLLNLYGNQINKLPVKGFQDLINLRFLMLGQNQISSVKPDMFTGMRNLSDLDLPLNSLIALPSNAFKPLIALKVLDLALNRIERISPKGFLGLTELLFLNLDNNSLKSISAGAFKPLASLEMLVLDNNLLSTLTSATLEGLSNLQELYLRNNELERLPQDLFRHTPKLSQLALSGNRFKNMDGNIFTQLSGLREVYLHDNPWTCDCNINGLVRWVSQTKANLSPLESLRCVSPTEYRNKSLSSLKDQNLRCRA, from the exons ATGGAGGCCATGGTTTGTGGAATACAGGAGAGAGAAACTCTAGAACACAGCGGCTGCTGTTTTGACAAGG AAGCTGTAGAGACCTGTCCTGATGTCTGTAAATGCACCAAGAAAACCAGCCCtgaaaggtcagaggtcaactgCCACAAGAAGGGGATAAGGACATTTCCCTCCAACCTGCCCCCTGATTCCTGGATCCTAAAGATGG GCGAGAACGGAATAGTCGACCTCCCAGCAAACGTCCTGAAACCCATCCCCAAGATCGAAAGCATCAACTTGGAACGCAATGCCATCAAATCAATACACCCCCAGGCCTTCTCTGGAGCCCAGAGGCTGATGCTGCTCAACCTGTATGGGAATCAGATCAACAAACTCCCTGTGAAAGGCTTCCAGGATCTCATCAACCTCCGCTTCCTCATGCTGGGCCAGAACCAGATCTCCAGTGTCAAACCAGACATGTTCACAGGCATGAGGAACCTTTCAGACCTGGACCTGCCCCTCAACTCTCTAATTGCCCTTCCTTCCAACGCCTTCAAGCCTCTGATCGCCCTAAAGGTCCTGGACCTGGCCCTCAACCGCATCGAGAGGATCTCCCCCAAAGGCTTTCTGGGCTTAACAGAGCTGCTGTTCCTCAACCTGGACAACAACAGTCTGAAGAGCATCTCGGCTGGTGCTTTCAAGCCTCTGGCCTCCCTGGAGATGCTGGTGCTGGATAACAACCTGCTGTCCACTTTGACCTCAGCCACTCTGGAGGGCCTGTCCAACCTCCAGGAGCTCTACCTGAGGAACAACGAGCTGGAGAGGCTGCCCCAGGACCTGTTTAGACATACACCCAAGCTCTCCCAGCTGGCCCTCAGTGGAAACCGTTTTAAAAACATGGATGGAAACATTTTCACCCAGCTGTCTG gcctgagggagGTGTATCTCCATGACAACCCCTGGACATGTGACTGCAACATCAATGGCCTGGTGCGCTGGGTGTCCCAGACAAAGGCCAACCTTTCCCCTCTGGAGTCCCTGAGGTGTGTTTCCCCGACAGAGTACCGCAACAAATCCCTCAGCAGCCTCAAAGACCAGAACCTACGCTGTCGGGCCTAG
- the LOC110529661 gene encoding leucine-rich repeat-containing protein 15-like isoform X4 translates to MQLVACLAVLVFWVAEAVETCPDVCKCTKKTSPERSEVNCHKKGIRTFPSNLPPDSWILKMGENGIVDLPANVLKPIPKIESINLERNAIKSIHPQAFSGAQRLMLLNLYGNQINKLPVKGFQDLINLRFLMLGQNQISSVKPDMFTGMRNLSDLDLPLNSLIALPSNAFKPLIALKVLDLALNRIERISPKGFLGLTELLFLNLDNNSLKSISAGAFKPLASLEMLVLDNNLLSTLTSATLEGLSNLQELYLRNNELERLPQDLFRHTPKLSQLALSGNRFKNMDGNIFTQLSGLREVYLHDNPWTCDCNINGLVRWVSQTKANLSPLESLRCVSPTEYRNKSLSSLKDQNLRCRA, encoded by the exons ATGCAGCTGGTAGCCTGTTTAGCAGTGCTGGTGTTCTGGGTGGCAGAAGCTGTAGAGACCTGTCCTGATGTCTGTAAATGCACCAAGAAAACCAGCCCtgaaaggtcagaggtcaactgCCACAAGAAGGGGATAAGGACATTTCCCTCCAACCTGCCCCCTGATTCCTGGATCCTAAAGATGG GCGAGAACGGAATAGTCGACCTCCCAGCAAACGTCCTGAAACCCATCCCCAAGATCGAAAGCATCAACTTGGAACGCAATGCCATCAAATCAATACACCCCCAGGCCTTCTCTGGAGCCCAGAGGCTGATGCTGCTCAACCTGTATGGGAATCAGATCAACAAACTCCCTGTGAAAGGCTTCCAGGATCTCATCAACCTCCGCTTCCTCATGCTGGGCCAGAACCAGATCTCCAGTGTCAAACCAGACATGTTCACAGGCATGAGGAACCTTTCAGACCTGGACCTGCCCCTCAACTCTCTAATTGCCCTTCCTTCCAACGCCTTCAAGCCTCTGATCGCCCTAAAGGTCCTGGACCTGGCCCTCAACCGCATCGAGAGGATCTCCCCCAAAGGCTTTCTGGGCTTAACAGAGCTGCTGTTCCTCAACCTGGACAACAACAGTCTGAAGAGCATCTCGGCTGGTGCTTTCAAGCCTCTGGCCTCCCTGGAGATGCTGGTGCTGGATAACAACCTGCTGTCCACTTTGACCTCAGCCACTCTGGAGGGCCTGTCCAACCTCCAGGAGCTCTACCTGAGGAACAACGAGCTGGAGAGGCTGCCCCAGGACCTGTTTAGACATACACCCAAGCTCTCCCAGCTGGCCCTCAGTGGAAACCGTTTTAAAAACATGGATGGAAACATTTTCACCCAGCTGTCTG gcctgagggagGTGTATCTCCATGACAACCCCTGGACATGTGACTGCAACATCAATGGCCTGGTGCGCTGGGTGTCCCAGACAAAGGCCAACCTTTCCCCTCTGGAGTCCCTGAGGTGTGTTTCCCCGACAGAGTACCGCAACAAATCCCTCAGCAGCCTCAAAGACCAGAACCTACGCTGTCGGGCCTAG